GGCCTCATCCCGGCCACCAAGGGCTTCGCCGAATCCATGCAGCCCTTCGGCACCGCCTTTATCCGCATGGTCAAGATGATCATCGCCCCGATCATCTTCTGCACCGTGGTCACCGGCATCGCCAAGAT
This genomic window from Solidesulfovibrio sp. contains:
- a CDS encoding cation:dicarboxylate symporter family transporter, with the translated sequence MSGHKAIYKSLYFWVIFGIVAGIVLGLIPATKGFAESMQPFGTAFIRMVKMIIAPIIFCTVVTGIAK